A window from Alkalicoccobacillus plakortidis encodes these proteins:
- a CDS encoding phosphotransferase, whose product MTSEQDELLVGGNVSSVYRSGNTVRRNQNHDSSKIHKLLLHLEDKDFIYSPKFMGVDENGREVLSYIEGEAGNDPVKDYMRSNLILKEIANMLRLYHDSVCDFDLLSDWEPMINTPDLKEVICHNDFALYNIIFKDERPVGIIDFDVAAPGPRLWDIAYTLYTCVPLSRITYNEEGNHVYYDQSVDAPRKKERINIFFEAYGLKGVEKGLFEMVILRIEGLCRYIVEKANHGNIAFQKMIKEGHLEHYREDVEFLRNHGKEFIL is encoded by the coding sequence ATGACAAGTGAACAGGATGAATTATTAGTAGGTGGAAACGTATCAAGTGTTTACCGTTCTGGTAATACAGTACGTCGAAATCAAAATCATGATAGCAGTAAAATTCATAAGCTTTTACTCCATTTAGAAGATAAGGATTTTATTTATTCTCCAAAATTTATGGGTGTTGATGAGAATGGTAGAGAGGTATTAAGCTATATTGAAGGAGAAGCAGGAAATGATCCAGTTAAAGATTATATGCGGTCTAACCTAATCTTAAAAGAAATTGCAAATATGCTCCGATTATATCATGATTCGGTTTGTGACTTTGATTTGTTAAGCGATTGGGAACCGATGATAAATACACCTGATTTGAAAGAGGTTATTTGCCATAATGACTTTGCGTTGTACAATATTATATTTAAAGATGAAAGACCTGTAGGTATTATAGATTTCGATGTAGCTGCGCCTGGTCCAAGGTTGTGGGATATCGCATATACTCTATATACGTGTGTCCCTTTAAGTAGAATTACTTATAATGAGGAAGGCAATCATGTTTATTATGATCAGTCGGTCGATGCACCGAGAAAAAAAGAAAGAATTAATATCTTTTTTGAAGCTTATGGGCTCAAAGGAGTTGAGAAAGGATTATTTGAAATGGTCATTCTTAGAATTGAAGGGTTATGTCGCTATATTGTTGAAAAAGCAAATCACGGTAATATTGCTTTTCAGAAAATGATAAAAGAAGGGCACCTTGAACATTACAGGGAAGATGTCGAATTCTTACGTAATCATGGGAAAGAATTTATTTTGTGA
- a CDS encoding FtsK/SpoIIIE domain-containing protein translates to MTFRDRLWRYRGHRILPHMKNGLRNAGMIIFIPVFLVIGFFYFKDHFPVSNWTDIYEYQVFLQYKEWNWSLILKGIGLSIFTGLLAVGIAYFSLHDTYKSIWHRQKITRMFYSNRFVEEERVQGESQWSDKKVTTNKITYFPRAYYKKKKGHIYVRLSMDMSRFQDRFLNVGKDLENGLFCDLVDREVEENFVVFKLLYDASKKRIPIQEVTVQNGSMKLMDGVYWSFDKLPHMLIAGGTGGGKTYFILTIIQSVLKSNAEIKILDPKNADLADLEAVLPKGTVFSKSSGILMTLRKSVEGMMKRSEDMKNMPNYRTGENYAYLGLPPVFIFFDEYVAFMDLLEMKERSEAMGYMKQLVMLGRQMGYFLVLGAQRPDAKYLADGIRDQFNFRVTLGRMSETGYGMMFGDTDKTFINKNVKGRGYADSGTSTIMEFYSPFVPKGYDFMKEIEKASVVEVGASATAVASGNVATASETSVGNERSE, encoded by the coding sequence ATGACTTTCAGAGATCGATTATGGAGATATCGTGGTCATAGAATTTTACCTCATATGAAAAATGGATTACGAAACGCAGGAATGATCATTTTCATACCAGTGTTCCTCGTTATTGGGTTCTTTTATTTTAAAGATCATTTTCCAGTATCGAATTGGACAGATATTTATGAGTATCAAGTGTTTCTGCAATATAAAGAATGGAATTGGTCACTCATTTTGAAAGGCATAGGCTTATCGATCTTTACAGGTTTACTTGCTGTTGGGATAGCGTATTTCTCATTACATGATACGTATAAAAGCATTTGGCATAGGCAAAAGATTACACGAATGTTTTATTCCAATCGGTTTGTAGAAGAGGAAAGGGTTCAAGGTGAATCTCAGTGGTCGGATAAAAAGGTGACAACAAATAAAATCACCTACTTTCCTAGAGCTTACTATAAGAAAAAGAAAGGTCATATCTACGTCAGACTGTCTATGGATATGAGTAGATTTCAAGATCGTTTTCTAAATGTCGGAAAAGACTTAGAGAATGGTCTTTTTTGTGATCTCGTAGATCGAGAAGTAGAAGAAAACTTTGTCGTGTTTAAGCTGTTATATGACGCTAGCAAAAAGCGTATCCCAATCCAAGAAGTAACTGTTCAAAATGGGTCAATGAAGCTCATGGATGGGGTCTATTGGTCGTTTGATAAACTTCCTCATATGTTAATAGCAGGGGGAACTGGTGGAGGTAAAACGTATTTTATCTTAACCATTATTCAATCCGTTCTAAAGTCGAATGCAGAAATTAAGATCCTTGATCCAAAGAATGCGGACTTAGCGGATTTAGAAGCGGTACTCCCTAAAGGGACGGTCTTTTCTAAATCGTCAGGTATTCTTATGACACTAAGAAAATCAGTTGAGGGTATGATGAAACGATCCGAAGACATGAAGAACATGCCGAATTATCGAACAGGTGAGAACTATGCCTATTTAGGATTGCCACCTGTGTTTATCTTCTTTGATGAATATGTGGCGTTTATGGATTTACTTGAAATGAAAGAGCGTAGTGAAGCTATGGGATACATGAAACAACTCGTCATGCTAGGTCGGCAGATGGGTTATTTTTTAGTGCTTGGAGCACAAAGACCTGACGCTAAGTATCTAGCGGATGGGATACGTGACCAGTTTAACTTTCGTGTCACGCTTGGAAGAATGTCCGAAACAGGCTATGGCATGATGTTTGGCGATACAGACAAAACGTTCATCAATAAGAATGTAAAAGGGCGTGGCTATGCCGATAGTGGGACATCAACCATTATGGAATTTTACAGCCCATTTGTCCCGAAAGGATATGATTTTATGAAAGAGATTGAGAAAGCGTCAGTTGTAGAGGTTGGCGCGTCGGCGACGGCAGTCGCCAGTGGCAACGTAGCGACAGCCTCGGAAACAAGCGTAGGGAATGAGCGCAGCGAGTGA
- a CDS encoding DUF961 family protein has translation MNFKSGIAPISKDTFGTLIFMGLEREKFYFDRTKGERGERTDILEARIYNLGSSIQKGQIEVTIPDYIDLKEFEFMSEVELVHPRITARAQANGNFANVIYTLTAEDILPAGQSQKTTLEKKQHDTKEPVGAGAEKK, from the coding sequence ATGAATTTTAAAAGTGGAATTGCGCCAATTTCTAAGGATACATTCGGAACATTAATTTTTATGGGTCTTGAAAGAGAAAAGTTTTATTTTGATCGTACTAAAGGTGAAAGAGGAGAAAGAACAGATATACTAGAAGCGAGAATTTATAACTTAGGTTCAAGTATTCAAAAAGGGCAAATTGAAGTGACGATCCCTGATTATATTGATTTGAAAGAATTTGAGTTTATGAGTGAGGTTGAATTGGTACATCCTCGTATTACAGCGAGAGCACAGGCAAACGGTAACTTTGCTAATGTTATTTATACATTAACAGCAGAGGACATTTTACCGGCAGGACAATCACAAAAAACAACCCTTGAAAAAAAACAACACGATACTAAAGAGCCGGTGGGAGCAGGAGCAGAGAAGAAATAG
- a CDS encoding DUF771 domain-containing protein, with the protein MLNIQVDEHEIRELYLEKLEEKIKYADVELVYWDSAELKRRTCLSWNTIQEKFFFHPDFPKYKIGGKWMFPAQETKKFLLKWIRDETK; encoded by the coding sequence ATGTTGAACATTCAAGTTGATGAGCATGAGATTAGGGAGCTTTATTTAGAGAAATTAGAAGAGAAAATAAAATATGCAGATGTTGAATTAGTTTATTGGGATTCAGCAGAGTTAAAAAGAAGAACATGCTTAAGTTGGAATACCATACAAGAGAAATTTTTCTTTCACCCTGATTTTCCTAAATATAAGATCGGAGGTAAATGGATGTTTCCAGCTCAAGAAACAAAAAAATTTCTTTTGAAGTGGATAAGAGATGAAACTAAATAA
- a CDS encoding helix-turn-helix domain-containing protein produces the protein MEFGDRIAHLRRGKNLTQAELADSIGITRASLSHYEKNRREPDYATLKVIANFFGVTVDYLLGTIENEEVDTIAAHHDSDEWSEDELKEIEKFKEFVRIKRLDKNKE, from the coding sequence ATGGAGTTTGGCGACAGAATAGCTCATTTACGAAGAGGCAAAAATTTAACACAAGCGGAATTAGCTGATTCTATTGGTATTACTAGAGCTTCATTGTCTCATTATGAGAAAAATCGACGTGAGCCTGATTATGCTACTTTAAAAGTCATAGCTAATTTCTTCGGTGTTACTGTAGATTATTTATTAGGAACTATTGAAAATGAGGAAGTAGATACTATTGCTGCTCACCATGATAGTGATGAATGGTCAGAAGATGAGTTAAAAGAAATTGAAAAATTCAAGGAGTTTGTACGTATTAAACGCTTAGATAAAAACAAGGAGTGA
- a CDS encoding ImmA/IrrE family metallo-endopeptidase, whose amino-acid sequence MYEKLLRETEHHEIDTYEKPMSEKIKGLYSDKVVLINQNIDSNVEKTCILAEELGHYHTSSGNILDQKKLINRKQEKKARNWAYKRLVPISKIIKAYNSGIKNNYELASFLGVTEEFLVEALIRYKEKYGLTYETEQFIISFEPLIIKQK is encoded by the coding sequence ATGTACGAAAAACTACTAAGGGAGACTGAACATCATGAAATAGACACCTACGAGAAACCTATGTCAGAAAAAATAAAAGGACTATATTCTGATAAAGTTGTGCTCATTAATCAGAATATAGATTCAAATGTTGAAAAAACTTGCATACTTGCTGAGGAGCTTGGTCATTATCATACTTCTTCGGGTAACATATTAGATCAGAAAAAATTAATTAATCGCAAACAGGAGAAAAAAGCTAGGAATTGGGCATATAAAAGGTTAGTTCCAATTTCGAAAATCATAAAAGCTTATAATAGCGGGATTAAAAACAACTACGAGCTTGCATCATTCTTAGGTGTAACAGAAGAATTTTTAGTAGAAGCATTAATAAGGTATAAAGAAAAATATGGTTTAACATATGAGACCGAACAATTTATCATTTCATTTGAGCCTCTCATAATTAAACAGAAGTGA
- a CDS encoding N-terminal phage integrase SAM-like domain-containing protein, whose protein sequence is MATFRKLKSGRWQARVSKEGKEFSIGTFKQKKEAEIEAGRVEERIFYGHTIKDKNILFEELALDWLNNHKKTELESSTYEQYEMAIRLHILPEFGRRKAMLIKRTDIKKWVNQYSEIKKPNGDLKYSYGTRIRYLSVLKSIFHYAVHEIELLEKSPSHQIISS, encoded by the coding sequence ATGGCAACCTTTAGAAAGCTTAAAAGCGGTCGTTGGCAAGCGCGGGTATCAAAAGAAGGTAAGGAATTCTCAATTGGAACGTTTAAGCAAAAAAAAGAAGCTGAGATCGAAGCGGGACGTGTTGAAGAGAGGATTTTTTATGGACATACTATAAAGGACAAAAATATTCTATTTGAAGAATTAGCTTTAGATTGGCTTAATAATCATAAGAAAACAGAGTTAGAAAGCTCAACATATGAACAATACGAGATGGCAATTCGTTTGCATATATTACCCGAGTTTGGAAGAAGAAAAGCCATGCTTATTAAGAGAACAGATATCAAGAAATGGGTAAATCAATATTCTGAGATTAAAAAACCAAATGGTGATCTTAAATATTCTTATGGCACTAGAATAAGATATCTTTCTGTCTTAAAAAGTATATTTCATTATGCCGTTCACGAAATTGAATTATTAGAAAAAAGCCCAAGCCATCAAATTATCTCCTCCTAA
- a CDS encoding site-specific integrase — MDGYKTQRFNEYNYYRMLMYFLSQTGLRISEALALRWSDIYDGKVTVERQTSRGNNNQIVLKTLKSTSSYRTIGLNPDLVLELSQFKSLQEKLSSIYDTFKINSDEIIFQNSMGNYLTPSVVREVIKGHCKRAGVSYKGTHGFRHTHAVLLLEAGASLLYVSKRLGHKSTDITSSTYLDVTKKIEEDELEKFASYTKR; from the coding sequence ATGGATGGTTACAAGACACAACGTTTTAACGAGTACAATTACTATCGAATGTTAATGTATTTTTTAAGTCAAACTGGTTTAAGGATAAGCGAAGCATTAGCTCTTAGATGGTCAGATATCTATGACGGAAAAGTAACTGTGGAGAGACAAACAAGCAGAGGAAATAATAATCAAATTGTCTTAAAGACGCTAAAAAGTACATCTAGTTATCGAACTATCGGCTTGAATCCTGACCTCGTATTAGAATTAAGCCAGTTTAAATCATTACAAGAGAAATTAAGCTCTATATACGACACTTTTAAAATAAACAGTGATGAAATAATTTTTCAAAACTCTATGGGTAACTATTTAACTCCATCTGTGGTTAGAGAAGTCATTAAAGGTCACTGCAAACGTGCAGGTGTTTCGTATAAAGGTACTCATGGATTTAGACACACACATGCTGTATTACTCTTAGAAGCAGGTGCAAGCTTATTATATGTATCGAAAAGACTAGGACATAAATCCACAGACATTACCTCTAGTACTTACTTAGATGTCACTAAAAAAATAGAAGAAGACGAACTAGAAAAGTTCGCCTCCTACACTAAAAGGTAA
- the sufU gene encoding Fe-S cluster assembly sulfur transfer protein SufU, whose amino-acid sequence MSSHNLDTLYRQVIMDHYKNPRNRGELSNDTLTVNLNNPTCGDRVQIQMKIEDGQVETAKFEGEGCSISLASASMMTQAVKGLKVEDALKMSEIFSDMMLGKEYDEDLFDLGDIEALQGVAKFPARIKCATLAWKAMEQGLNEQDK is encoded by the coding sequence ATGTCTTCTCATAATCTCGACACGCTCTATCGGCAGGTTATTATGGATCACTACAAAAACCCGCGTAACCGTGGGGAGCTATCTAATGATACACTAACAGTGAACCTTAATAATCCAACCTGCGGAGACCGCGTTCAAATTCAAATGAAAATTGAAGATGGACAGGTAGAAACAGCCAAGTTTGAAGGTGAAGGCTGCTCCATCAGTCTGGCATCAGCATCAATGATGACTCAAGCTGTGAAAGGCTTGAAGGTTGAGGATGCTTTAAAAATGTCTGAGATTTTCTCAGATATGATGCTTGGCAAGGAATACGATGAAGACTTGTTTGATTTAGGTGATATTGAGGCGTTGCAGGGTGTAGCGAAATTCCCTGCACGAATCAAATGCGCGACACTTGCCTGGAAGGCAATGGAACAAGGGCTGAACGAGCAAGACAAATAA
- the sufD gene encoding Fe-S cluster assembly protein SufD, whose product MPVETNVQVWQDAVQTLSKELNEPKWLHELRMNAVSQVETLELPKPDKTKIVKWNFTSFTHELVENKIVTSLDALPEGIQSLVEKDVENVIVQENGDTTFSKVSEALAKQGVIFTDLKTAVQEHSDLLQKYLFKDVVDSTENRLTAINAALMAGGVFVYVPRNVEVELPLQAVFAQNQADGGLFNHVVIVAEDNSSVTYVENYASTGEKASLANIIAEVHVGANARVSFGAVDNLDDQVTSYIVRRGHVARDGRLEWALGLMNNGDTVSENSTHLIGDGSTADTKSVTVGTGSQKQNITTTVYHHGKNSDGQILKHGVMKEAASVIFNGISKIEHGATKSNGEQTERILMLSEKARGDANPILLIDEDDVTAGHAASVGRIDPLQMFYLMSRGISRHEAERLVIHGFLAPVVNELPIESVKERLREAIERKVK is encoded by the coding sequence ATGCCAGTTGAGACAAACGTACAGGTTTGGCAGGATGCTGTTCAAACACTATCTAAAGAACTAAATGAACCAAAATGGCTACACGAACTACGTATGAACGCAGTGTCTCAGGTGGAAACACTTGAGCTTCCTAAGCCAGATAAAACGAAGATTGTTAAATGGAACTTCACATCTTTCACTCATGAATTAGTGGAAAATAAAATAGTAACATCTCTTGATGCACTTCCGGAAGGCATTCAATCTCTTGTTGAAAAAGATGTTGAAAATGTCATTGTTCAGGAAAATGGCGATACTACTTTCAGTAAGGTCTCTGAGGCACTTGCTAAACAAGGAGTGATCTTCACCGATCTGAAGACTGCTGTACAAGAACACAGCGACTTACTTCAAAAGTACCTTTTCAAAGATGTAGTAGATTCAACTGAGAATCGTTTGACTGCGATTAATGCAGCACTAATGGCTGGTGGGGTATTTGTATACGTTCCAAGAAACGTAGAAGTAGAACTACCGCTTCAAGCTGTATTTGCACAAAACCAAGCAGATGGCGGATTGTTTAATCATGTTGTTATTGTAGCTGAAGACAATAGCTCAGTAACGTATGTAGAGAACTATGCATCTACAGGTGAAAAAGCGTCACTTGCAAACATTATTGCTGAGGTTCATGTTGGTGCAAACGCACGTGTTTCCTTTGGTGCAGTTGATAATTTAGATGATCAAGTCACATCCTATATTGTACGTCGTGGACATGTTGCTCGTGACGGACGTTTAGAATGGGCACTTGGATTAATGAATAACGGAGACACAGTTTCTGAGAACTCTACACACCTAATTGGTGATGGTTCAACAGCAGATACTAAGTCGGTAACTGTTGGAACAGGGTCACAGAAGCAAAATATTACAACAACGGTTTACCATCATGGTAAGAACTCTGATGGACAGATCTTGAAGCATGGTGTCATGAAAGAAGCTGCTTCAGTTATTTTTAACGGTATTTCTAAAATTGAGCACGGCGCAACAAAATCAAACGGTGAGCAGACTGAACGTATTCTTATGCTTAGTGAGAAGGCAAGAGGGGATGCAAACCCAATCCTTCTAATTGATGAAGATGATGTAACAGCTGGTCACGCTGCATCCGTTGGCCGTATTGATCCACTTCAGATGTTCTATCTAATGAGCCGCGGTATTTCTCGCCATGAAGCAGAGCGTTTGGTTATCCATGGTTTCCTTGCACCAGTTGTGAATGAACTTCCAATCGAGTCCGTTAAAGAACGTTTACGTGAAGCGATTGAAAGGAAAGTTAAGTAA
- the sufC gene encoding Fe-S cluster assembly ATPase SufC, whose amino-acid sequence MAASHLKIENLNVSIEGKHILRDFNLEVKGGEIHAIMGPNGTGKSTLASAIMGHPKYEITSGSIHMDGEDVLEMEVDERAQAGLFLAMQYPSEISGITNADFLRSAINSGREEGEEISLMKFIRKMDKKMDVLDMDQSFSQRYLNEGFSGGEKKRNEILQLLMLEPKIAILDEIDSGLDIDALKVVSTGVNEMRSEDFGCLIITHYQRLLNYITPDKVHVMMQGRIVKSGGPELAERLEAEGYDWIKTELGIEDERVNQEA is encoded by the coding sequence ATGGCAGCATCACATTTAAAAATCGAGAATTTGAACGTATCAATAGAGGGAAAACACATTCTCAGAGACTTTAACCTAGAAGTTAAAGGTGGAGAAATTCACGCAATTATGGGACCAAACGGAACAGGTAAATCTACATTGGCTTCAGCTATTATGGGACATCCTAAATATGAAATCACAAGCGGTTCGATTCATATGGACGGGGAAGATGTTCTTGAAATGGAAGTAGACGAACGTGCACAAGCAGGTCTATTTCTAGCTATGCAATACCCAAGTGAAATCAGCGGGATCACAAATGCTGACTTCCTTCGCTCTGCTATTAACTCAGGACGCGAAGAAGGCGAAGAAATCTCTCTAATGAAATTTATCCGTAAAATGGATAAAAAGATGGACGTTCTTGATATGGATCAATCATTTTCACAACGTTACCTAAACGAAGGTTTCTCTGGTGGGGAGAAGAAGCGTAATGAAATTCTTCAACTGCTTATGCTTGAGCCGAAAATTGCGATCTTAGATGAGATTGACTCAGGTCTTGATATTGATGCACTTAAAGTTGTATCAACAGGTGTAAATGAAATGCGCAGCGAGGACTTTGGCTGTCTAATTATCACTCACTACCAACGTCTGTTGAACTACATTACTCCTGATAAAGTCCATGTGATGATGCAGGGACGTATCGTTAAGTCTGGTGGTCCAGAACTTGCAGAACGCTTAGAAGCAGAAGGATATGACTGGATCAAAACAGAGCTTGGTATTGAAGACGAGCGTGTAAATCAGGAAGCATAA
- a CDS encoding carboxymuconolactone decarboxylase family protein, producing the protein MDQQQSQQDNTIQEALHTYKEGLQSFTQKLPHIAKSYNKFTETCFEEGTLTKKGKQLIALGISVYSQDEYCIIYHTKGCLDQGCSEDEILESVGVAAAFGGGAAMSQGVTLVQEAIQKLKSPGSDKAFQ; encoded by the coding sequence ATGGATCAACAGCAATCCCAGCAAGATAATACAATACAAGAGGCACTTCATACGTACAAAGAGGGATTACAATCCTTTACACAGAAACTGCCTCATATTGCGAAAAGTTATAATAAATTTACGGAAACGTGTTTTGAAGAGGGAACTTTAACGAAAAAAGGGAAACAGTTAATTGCTCTTGGAATAAGTGTCTATTCTCAAGACGAATACTGTATTATCTATCATACTAAAGGTTGTCTTGATCAAGGCTGTAGTGAGGACGAGATCCTTGAATCAGTAGGAGTGGCAGCAGCATTTGGTGGTGGGGCAGCGATGAGCCAAGGGGTTACATTGGTGCAAGAAGCCATTCAGAAGCTGAAAAGTCCTGGTTCAGACAAAGCTTTTCAATAA
- a CDS encoding MetQ/NlpA family ABC transporter substrate-binding protein yields MKKFLGTLGTAGLVLALAACGTSGDEDSNNGDTGSTTGGDTPAEEETTTLKISASNTPHAEILEEAASTLEEEGIELDIVVAQDYVIPNIALDGEEVDANFFQHQPYLDQQTEEFGYDFAVAGAIHIEPYALYSSQYDSVDEIPDGGTIIFSNNVAEEGRALHLLAQENLITLADGVGYEATLDDIEENPKNLEFVNNVDPALLPQAYENNEGDAIIINANYALEIDLNPTDDGLITESGDSDNPFANLIVVRAGEEDREDIQKLVEVLHSEEITNFINENYEGAVVPVTE; encoded by the coding sequence ATGAAAAAATTCTTAGGTACGCTTGGAACGGCAGGTCTTGTACTAGCACTAGCAGCTTGCGGGACATCAGGTGATGAAGACAGCAACAACGGTGACACTGGTAGTACTACAGGCGGGGACACACCTGCTGAAGAGGAAACAACAACCCTTAAGATTAGTGCGTCAAACACACCTCATGCTGAAATTCTTGAGGAAGCAGCTAGTACATTAGAAGAAGAAGGAATTGAGCTAGACATTGTTGTCGCTCAAGACTATGTCATCCCTAACATTGCTTTAGATGGCGAAGAAGTGGACGCGAACTTCTTTCAACATCAGCCTTATCTAGATCAACAAACAGAAGAGTTTGGCTATGACTTTGCAGTAGCTGGAGCTATTCACATCGAACCTTACGCATTGTATTCGTCTCAATATGACAGTGTGGATGAGATTCCTGATGGCGGTACGATTATTTTCAGTAATAACGTGGCTGAAGAAGGACGTGCTCTTCATTTGCTAGCTCAAGAGAACCTTATTACACTTGCAGATGGCGTTGGTTATGAAGCGACACTAGATGATATTGAAGAAAACCCGAAAAATCTTGAGTTTGTGAACAATGTTGATCCTGCATTGCTTCCTCAGGCGTACGAAAACAACGAAGGAGACGCAATCATTATTAATGCAAACTATGCACTTGAGATTGATCTTAATCCTACAGATGATGGTTTAATCACTGAGTCAGGTGATTCTGATAATCCATTTGCCAACTTAATCGTTGTTCGTGCTGGTGAAGAAGATCGTGAGGATATTCAAAAGTTAGTTGAGGTTCTTCACTCTGAAGAAATCACAAACTTTATTAATGAAAACTATGAAGGTGCGGTTGTACCAGTAACAGAATAG
- a CDS encoding methionine ABC transporter permease produces the protein MLETLFPKVSWDRMWDATVETLYMTGISLIATFILGILLGLLLYLTGRGNLWANRPVNAVIAAYVNITRSIPFVILLILIIPLTKFLVGTFLGPTAALPALIIGAAPFYARMVEIALREIDRGVVEAAQSMGASSTTIIFKVLLPESTPALISGITVTTIAMIGYTAMAGIVGGGGLGTLAYQEGFQRGNSDVTLVATIVILLVVFIVQWIGDFFTYITDKR, from the coding sequence GTGCTTGAGACACTATTTCCTAAAGTTAGTTGGGATCGAATGTGGGATGCAACAGTTGAAACTCTCTATATGACGGGAATTTCACTAATTGCCACATTTATTCTTGGTATTCTACTCGGTTTACTGTTATATTTAACTGGTAGGGGAAATCTATGGGCGAATAGACCGGTAAATGCGGTCATTGCAGCCTATGTGAATATTACACGATCGATCCCATTTGTTATTTTGTTAATTCTCATTATTCCTTTAACCAAATTTCTTGTTGGGACCTTTCTAGGTCCAACTGCAGCACTGCCTGCGTTAATCATAGGGGCTGCTCCATTTTATGCACGGATGGTTGAAATCGCACTGCGTGAAATTGACCGTGGGGTTGTGGAAGCTGCGCAATCAATGGGAGCTTCTTCTACAACAATTATCTTTAAAGTGTTATTACCAGAGTCAACACCTGCACTTATTTCAGGGATTACAGTCACTACAATTGCGATGATTGGTTATACAGCAATGGCTGGTATTGTAGGTGGCGGTGGTCTTGGAACACTTGCTTATCAAGAAGGGTTCCAGAGAGGGAATAGCGATGTAACCTTGGTGGCAACAATCGTAATTCTACTGGTTGTATTTATCGTCCAGTGGATCGGCGATTTTTTCACATATATTACAGACAAACGATAA